Genomic DNA from Solanum dulcamara chromosome 4, daSolDulc1.2, whole genome shotgun sequence:
GTTCATAACCATGCTTGTAGTCCTTTTACTCTTCATGCCTTCCGGGCTTTGGTCCATTAATTAGAGCGCAACGCTTGATGTGTGAGTTAGGGGCACCACATACTTCACGGGTTCGAACCCCGCTGCCGACAAAATAGTAATTAAGTGGAGATAGGGTAGAGAGGGCATGGTGATTATCTACAGAGTTTCAAACCATGCTCCACTGCCCCCCTAGGGATTTTATGGATTAGACAAAAAGCCCTTTTTACCCCTGAAAACTGCTACTCCAAATTATTGTTACTTGGAGCTAAAATTGTCTGCGTGTGACCTATAGCGTGTGACCTATAGGTCATGGGTTCGATCCATGAAAGCAGTCACTAATGCTTACGTTGGGATAGGCTGTCTACATCACACCCCTTGGGTGcagcccttccccggaccctgcgtgCGCCAGGCTgcctttctttaaaaaaaataatctttttacgTCCTAGAATAGCTTTTATAAGTTTTTTGTTTTCATGATCAGCCTATTGATTTCCTTTTTTGTGCAGAAGGACCACAGTTCCCACATCGATCCTCGTCTCTCATTTGCTGAAGGTGCTCGTGATGTTGCTGTCTTAGATGCGATGCTCGAATCAGGAAAGAGACAAGGAGCTCTGGTCCAAGTAAAAAAGTTCTAGTTTTATTCAGGCCTTACTCTCCTTAAATATGTCATCGATCCACATTAGGCTTCGTCTTCTACCATGAAACGGATACACTACTGGAAATAAACGATTCATAACCCGAGGCtacaaaagaaagagagaaggaTCGATCAGTGATTTCGTCCTCTTATTGTCTATAAACTCGACGATTTCTTGGTCAGAACCATTGTACTAGTCTTGACCCTATAGTGAAGTTGAGAATTTTAATTCATTGAGATCCTTTTGTATTGGAAATTTAGTTACCTAACCTTGGTTGAAGCAGAAGAAAAACTGATGAAAAACAATTTTGATCATATTTTACATGTCTGGTAAAATGCTTCATTATACAATTTGTGTGTAACATATGGCTTTCTCTAAATGTTTTTTCTTATGATAGAGAAATTTGTAGCCACTACCCTTTTGGTGTGTGTAGGTCAACTCGGTTCAAGTATAATAGCTCATAAATCACACAAGGGGTTTTGAAGCTGAGATCCCTTGTTTGGGAGATCCCGCCCAACGAACTCCAACTCGACCACTCTTATAGGTCTTTTTCTATCGAGTGTGTGTGAGAGAGATCCTGAAACCAACTTGGCCATATTCATTggttttattctttatttttttcctttcaattttaggtttttattctttatttcccCCCTTTTATACGTTACCTAAGCTTGACCTTTGACGATGCTAGGTGTCGGGGTAAGCCCTTCGTTGTTGCGTTCCGGTCAATTAAATCTTCTGAGTGATTGACGACTCGTGAGCTTGCAGGCTCATAAGATGGGAAAAGCCCTTTTCTTCATTTCATTATTTCATTGACGAGTTTTCATGACGTAAGTCAGTGGAAGCAAACGGGCAATCAGCTGCCTAACAAACCCTATTTGTGGCTGAAGGCTAAGTTCATTCTTCTATATATCTCACTCCGCTATGCTAGAAGACTGAGCAGCTTCAGTTTATTACCAACCTCGGGTTCAACAACTATTAGATAAAGCCTAAACCTTACTCTTTTCCTTCTATCGAAACTGGCAAAGGAAAATTCAATTtcaggaaaataaataaatataggatatcttttttgagaaaaaaaaatttcttgccagaagaaaataaataaaggagAGTAGATGGGAAGAAAAATGACTTAGTATTTTAAACCAACCACACCTAACATCAATTCTCCctcataatttttatgatttgtaTTTGAAAGTGATTTTGGGAGACATATAGAGAAACTTATAGACAATTTTCTTACCAGACCAAATTGAAGAATATTTATTGAGAAATGAACAAATAGCACATTACTAATTGAGTCAAGTAGTTTATTTTGGACCCATTTTGAAAGCAATCtctcatattaaaaaaaaaaattggtgttgaaaattggaagtttggacCAATTGTATTCTTTCTTCAAAAAATTAAGTTTCAGTTTGgacatttttttttgtgggtagaaaagaaagatatgaaatagagaaaaagaaaagttgtTAGGAACAAGGGATTCTTATTTTAGACTCAATTCTTTTTAGAGTGAAGGATAAAAAATACACTTAAAGTATTtcaagtttttgagttttatctCTGAATTATTGTCTATGAGATTTCTACCTAAACTATTACCAAATATTTATCGAAACATATCTCAACTATTAGTTGTTCCCTTTTCTTATCGAAAATATCACCACCGTTCAGGTAGAAAAAGGAAATAACTTGATAGTTGAAATGTGTTTCGATAAACATTTGGTGATAGTTCAGATAGAAAACTCGCACACCTAATAAtctaggtatgaaactcaaaaaatcgAGATATTTCTTAAGGAATATCTTTAATAACACGAGCGATAATGATGaaaaacacatttaaactatttcacttttttcatgagtTCCACACTCCAACTATCTAATGTTCTAAAAGTAAACAATTGATAGTTAAATTGTGAAACCCAAGAAAAGTAATAATTAGgtgatgtttttattttttatttttatcataaattcaatttttgggTCATATGTATACCTAATGAACCAATaatatctttattattataGCGTGTGTTAACATTATTTTAGTcaaattttaatgttttctatATCATTGAATAAGATAATGActtttatacataatttaaacCTTCTTTCACATAATTAATCCAATATCAACTATTATTTCTAAATATAATTGTCATTTTATCCTAgatcaaagaaaaaaagagaaaatattacTACTAGGAAAAAACAACATTTTGTTCCTTTTATTAAAATACGGATTTTCTGTCAAAATTTCTGgattttttgactattttttattagataccATCTAagtttatatacataaaaaaaaaccCCTCTGATTGACAATTATCAAAGAGTCTATCCATAGTTTTTCATCAATCTCATCATTGTTTCTTGATGAAATTCAAATCCGTCATGTGCCTCTCTCGAGATACAACCTAAATATGCAAATCACTCTGAAAACACATTACGAACCTATCAAAACATTCAAAACACCGATCCGAAGCCACCAATCAATTTTTTCCCTCAAATAGAACGTGTGATATATGCAAAATATTAAGGATCAAGTTAGTTTTTTTTCTGTATCTTCTAAAGATCATACGAACAATGCAAATCCAAGACTTATTCTACAACGAATATTTTGTgtacattttctttatttacatATCAACCCCAGAACTTTCTATTAATTACACATTAGTCCATACAAATTTAAAACTTCTACTATCCTACTCTTAGTTATAACTACCCAAAACAACTCACTTTGTTTTCTTCAACTGCCTCTTGAAGTAAGTTAtcagttcttcaattttcttcttttcctaatcaccaaaaattgtgattttttttatttttctaaatatagtttttttttttaaaaaacaaatctttttattattttccttaCATTTCTGAACTTTATGCAATAGTTGGTTTTCAAGAAATTTGAAACAAATGGTATTTGCTTTTTGTTACTTAacaatattatttcttataatagtgaaaaaaacaattatttttttagctttgttgtgtttttttcctttgttttaaGCAGAAGCAAAATATTATAGTTGAttgttttatttccttttttcctttagcagattttttctcaattttctatCCAGTAATCATTGAAGCAATTTGATCTTGAAAAGGTATTGATAATATAATAGGATTACTATTCTTGATCAATTCTTCTTATGGTACAAGTTTCTTGTGCTTCGATTATTGCATTATTTACTTGTTGttgtttctatttttttgttaaatgcTATATAATGTTTTCCCTATCATTTGCTATGTTTTCTCTACTTCTGTATAATTCTCTTTTCAAACTGCTTTGATATGCGTTACTTGATAATCTTTCTGAAACAACTTCTCTATCTTCACGAGGCAGGGATAAAGTCTGTACACGCTACCTTCCCTAGACTCTGCTACCCTCCCTAAACTCCACCTATGGGATTTCACCGTGTATGTTGTCGTTGTTCTTATGGTACCTATGTTTGATCAATTTTTAATAGCTTTTCATCTATATCTCCAAGAATTTTTCCTactaaaattcttttttagttGTTCTTGTGGTACCTAAGTTTTgtgttatataaaaatatgttaacTTATAGGTATTGAGCCTCAAAGTTTATGTGTTTATGTGATCGCAGCATCAGAAAGGTGTTTCGGAGTTCTATATCATCATAATAGGTGTGGATGGGATTATCAGAGTAGTTATTTCGCGCCTGATGTCCAGAGGAAACCTATAGAAGGTGAGCCTTGAAGCAAGAGGTGAAACGAAATGTGGAGcaaaatttttgatttttctagTTAGAACGGATTTGTTCATATTCCTATAgggaaaaagataaaaaattgtCTATATTTctatagaaaaaaagaaaaatgcagAAAGGTTCAATACATGAAGAGTTTGCTCTAAAGCAAACAGCTCCAAAAATTGTTGGATCAGGGTTGATGATTGGAGGAGATAAGGTAACCGTTGCCTATGACCTCGTTGAGCAAATGGAATACCTCTACGTTCGTGTTGTCAAGGCTAAAGAGTTAACAAAGGATGTCACAGGGAGCTGTGATCCTTATGTTGAAGTCAAAGTTGGGAACTACAAAGGCATCACGAAGCATTTTGAGAAGAAAACCAACCCCGAATGGAATTATGTGTTTGCGTTCTCTCAGGATCGGCTTCAAGCTTCTTACATTGAAGTTTGTGTGAAAGATAAGGATGTTGTATTGGATGATACGATAGGACGAGTCATGTTTGATCTCATTGATGTACCGAGAAGAGTTCCCCCGGATAGTTCATTAGCCCCACAATGGTATAGGTTAGAGGATAAAAGAGgtgaaaagttgaaaaaggGGGAAGTCATGCTTGCTGTTTGGAAAGGAACTCAAGCAGACGAGGCGTTTTGTGATGCGTGGCATTCGGATGCTGCAGCTGTGGGAAGTGAGGGCATTTCAAGAATTAGAGGAAAGGTATATCTTTCCCCTAGACTTTGGTATATAAGAGTTAATGTCATTGAATGCCAAGATTTGCTTCCAAATGAAAAGAATCGCCAACCCGAGTGCTGTGTGAAGGTTTTATGTGGAAATCAGGCCTTGAAAACGAAAATTTCTCCGATAAAAAGTTTCAATCCAATGTGGAATGAGGACTTGGTTTTTGTTGTAGCTGAACCATTTGAAGAGCCTTTAGTTATAAATGTTGAGGATAAAGTTGGATCAAAGTTCGAGGTTTTGGGAAAATGTGTGCTTCCTTTAAGCACTGTCCCTAGAAGGCTTGACAACAAACCTGTTCCTTCTAAATGGCACAATCTTGAGAAATACACAATTGTAGAAGGGGAAAAAAGGGAGACTAAGTTTGCTAGTAAGATTCATTTGAGGCTCAGTTTGGATGGCGGATATCACGTGTTGGATGAATCGATACATTACAGCAGCGATTTCAAGCCAACGTCGAAGCTTTTATGGAAATCCAGCATTGGACTACTTGAATTGGGGATAATCAGTGCAACAGGACTGTCAGCTATGAAGTCCAAGGACGGACGAGGGACGACAGATGCTTATTGTGTAGCTAAGTATGGGCCAAAATGGGTTCGTACAAGGACAATCCTTGATAGCTTGTCACCACAATGGAATGAGCAGTACACTTGGGAAGTACATGATCCTTGTACCATGATCACAGTAGGGGTGTTTGATAACGGGTACCTACAAGGGGGGAAATGTACGAGCATAGGAAAGGTGAGGATTAGGCTCTCGACCCTTGAAACAGAGAAGGTATACACACATTCCTACCCTCTTATTGTCCTGCATCCATTGGGCGTTAAAAAGATGGGAGAAGTTCAACTAGCTGTGAGGTTTTCGTGTACGTCTTATGTCAATATGTTGTCTAAATACTCTCAACCTTTGTTTCCAAAGATGCATTATGTTCATCCATTGTCTATCAGTCAGCAAGATTTCCTCAGGTTTCAAACTATTCAATTACTGTCAACGAGGCTAGGACGAGCAGAGCCACCATTGAAAAAAGAGGTTGTGGACTACATGCTAGATGTTGGTTCACACATATGGAGCGTAAGGAGAGCTAAGGCGAACTTTTTCAGATTAATCTATGTTGTGAGTCCAATAATGGCAATTGGAAAATGGTTTGATCAAATATGTCATTGGAAGAATCCACTCACTACAATTCTAATCCACATACTCTTTGTAATATTAGTCCTTTACCCTGAATTGATTGTTcctacattctttctttacctATTCTTGATTGGTATTTGGCACTATAGATTGAAACCAAGACATCCACCTCACATGGACATCCATATTTCACATGCTCATGCTGTTTTCCCCGATGATTTGGATGAAGAATTCGATACATTCCCAACATCAAGAGGCTCGGATAAGGTGAGGAtgagatatgatcgtttgagGAGTGTTGGAGGCAGGATTCAGACTGTGATAGGGGACTTGGCGACTcaaggggaaaggttccattcATTGTTGAGCTGGAGAGATCCAAGGGCATCGGCTTTGTTCGTGACATTCTGTTTAGTTGCTGCAATAGTCATGTATGTCACACCATTCCAACTTGTCGCGTTTCTCACTGGAATCTACCTGTTAAGGCACCCGAGATTTCGTCATAAACTTCCTTCATTGTCTACTAGTTTCTTCAAGAGGCTGCCTGCAAGAGCAGATTGCATGTTATAGACTTATATCTAAGTAAATATTTGGTTTAACATGGTAGAAAATGCAGCAAAAAATGAACTTGAGATCACAAAGATTGTCCTGTTATCTGTTATTTCTACCTtagcatttttttttattgttgtaaTTTGACTTCTTTGAAACTACTAATATGTAAtgtatttattaatttgattaaCTTTATCAATGATCTTTTAGAAAGTGAATACGCAGTGAAATTCACAAGTAGGGTATGGGGAGGTAGAGTGTAAGCAGACCTTATCCCTATCTTGCAACAACGATTACGCCTCTTGTTTTTCTATAACATTACAACAATAATTACGCCTCAGTCCAAATAAGAAATTCTTGCCGTGTATATTAGAAGTTTTCTAACAACTCTAAAACCTATTTCCAACTAATAGATATCACCTTTATggattttttcttccttttgtttactttctctctctatctctctcgtTGAGATATCCATAATCAAAAGTTTTTTTCATCGACTGTTGATTTTTTACTCAAAGTAATTACAGAATTTACATAAATATTAGCAAAATTCGAagcaataaattaaaattaaaaaatatgaatttaaaactAAGTTGCATAGGTAAAGCAGGTCCATTATTTCGTACAAATTAtacactaattaaattaaattctaACTGACGAAGGGAGGTGACCTAACTCAAttgaaagagaaagagagtGGGATACCTGCCAAGTAAAacagtttttattttttaaaacttcttCAAAAATTCTCTTGTTGAAGCGGACACGTCTCCGTCGACATGCCTCAAAACTCTCTTATATAATAAGAGAAAACATATACTCTCTATCCCCCATTTAATTTTCAAATTGTGAAGTTTTCCTCcttctttgtttctttctatttcctctctttttaatttattcatcAATGGCATCTACCAAACTTAAAATTCCCACCATAGACTTTTGCAATCTAGAGTTAAAACCAAACACTCCACAATGGGAATCCACAAAAGTTCAAGTTTTTGAAGCCTTGAAAGAATTTGGTTGTTTTGAAGCAATATATGATAAAATTCCAAATGAAATTAGAGAGGCTATGTTTGATACTTCAAAAGAAACATTTGAATTTCCCACGTCCAAATTGATAGAATATAGAGAGAAACCCTTTCATATCTATGAAGACCAACTTCCAAATCTACCACTCTTTGGTAGTGTGGTCTCTGCTGATTTGCTCCTCCCAAATAGTGTTGAAACTTTTGCCAATACCTTTTGGCCTAATGGAAACCCCAACTTTTGGTATGtctaacaataataatatgttCGATACGATGAAAGTCATTTTTCAATTAATGAtgtatgaaaaaaaaagatttatgtAGTCGCTACCATTTAGCTAGAATTAAGTTTGTCATGTTAGTACGCTAATCATTCTTGGACAAATACATGAGCTCAAATAAAGCGATATATATCACTTTAGTGAGAATTCATATTATCGATTTTCACTTGTTATAATAGACTAGTAGTATATATCACAATATTGCATTACtatatttctttaaattttgtatGTTTAATTTGGCAGCAATGTGGCAAAGTCCTTCTACAAGCCAATTATGGAATTGGATGAAATGGTGAAAAGGATGATTTTGGAGACTCTTGAGCTAGAAAATTACATTGATGAATTCTTGGATTCCAATATTTCTGTGTTAAGATTTATAAAGTATAAGGCAAATGAACCAGGATTACGTGCCCACACAGATGGTAATTGCATTAGCATAATCAAACAACATCAAGTTGGATTGCAAGTTCTCCACAAAAATGGAGAGTGGATTGAGTGCAATGCTTCACCAAATTCCTATGTTGTTTTAGTTGCAGATGTTATGATggtaagttgttgttgttgttttagaAGAGGAGAGCAAAATTATTCGAGCTCGACTACAAGACGAGTCTTGAAGCAATAATAAAGTTG
This window encodes:
- the LOC129887767 gene encoding FT-interacting protein 3-like, producing MQKGSIHEEFALKQTAPKIVGSGLMIGGDKVTVAYDLVEQMEYLYVRVVKAKELTKDVTGSCDPYVEVKVGNYKGITKHFEKKTNPEWNYVFAFSQDRLQASYIEVCVKDKDVVLDDTIGRVMFDLIDVPRRVPPDSSLAPQWYRLEDKRGEKLKKGEVMLAVWKGTQADEAFCDAWHSDAAAVGSEGISRIRGKVYLSPRLWYIRVNVIECQDLLPNEKNRQPECCVKVLCGNQALKTKISPIKSFNPMWNEDLVFVVAEPFEEPLVINVEDKVGSKFEVLGKCVLPLSTVPRRLDNKPVPSKWHNLEKYTIVEGEKRETKFASKIHLRLSLDGGYHVLDESIHYSSDFKPTSKLLWKSSIGLLELGIISATGLSAMKSKDGRGTTDAYCVAKYGPKWVRTRTILDSLSPQWNEQYTWEVHDPCTMITVGVFDNGYLQGGKCTSIGKVRIRLSTLETEKVYTHSYPLIVLHPLGVKKMGEVQLAVRFSCTSYVNMLSKYSQPLFPKMHYVHPLSISQQDFLRFQTIQLLSTRLGRAEPPLKKEVVDYMLDVGSHIWSVRRAKANFFRLIYVVSPIMAIGKWFDQICHWKNPLTTILIHILFVILVLYPELIVPTFFLYLFLIGIWHYRLKPRHPPHMDIHISHAHAVFPDDLDEEFDTFPTSRGSDKVRMRYDRLRSVGGRIQTVIGDLATQGERFHSLLSWRDPRASALFVTFCLVAAIVMYVTPFQLVAFLTGIYLLRHPRFRHKLPSLSTSFFKRLPARADCML
- the LOC129887769 gene encoding probable 2-oxoglutarate-dependent dioxygenase AOP1.2, with the translated sequence MASTKLKIPTIDFCNLELKPNTPQWESTKVQVFEALKEFGCFEAIYDKIPNEIREAMFDTSKETFEFPTSKLIEYREKPFHIYEDQLPNLPLFGSVVSADLLLPNSVETFANTFWPNGNPNFCNVAKSFYKPIMELDEMVKRMILETLELENYIDEFLDSNISVLRFIKYKANEPGLRAHTDGNCISIIKQHQVGLQVLHKNGEWIECNASPNSYVVLVADVMMALSNGRLSSAHHKIEVTGNNNRFSIQVFSTVKPDYIVKVPKELVNEEYPLLFKPFKMLDFYNYTKSGAKNGHGLKNFCGL